TTTCTTTCAACTGTTGCTGATGGCAACAACGGTGTGTTCAATGTCAACCCGGGACTTTTCCCAAACCAGTCATTCAACAATTCCAACTATTTTGTTGATGTGGTTGCGGTTACACCCCCGAATTCAATATTTACTACTCAGGTACCTTCCGGCGAATTTAACGATGGTCCCTACGAACTCGGTGTAAAGTTTTCCGTTTCTAAAGTATCCACTATTAAAGCCATTAAATACTACAAAACGCCAGGTGAAACAGGTACACACATTGGACGAATTTGGGATATCTACGGAAGACAACTCGGTCAGTTTACTTTTACTAACGAGACAGCTTCCGGATGGCAGACTGTGGAAGTTACAGGTAACTACGAGATTTACCCTGAAAATGTTTATTTCGTTTCAGTTAACTCCAACACAGCTTATGGCGCTACCCAAAATGCTCTTGCTACCCCTGTCACAAACGGAATAATATCAACCGTCGCTGATGGAGCCAACGGTGTATATGGCAGCTCCGGTACTTTTCCGACAAATTCCTATCAGAATTCCAACTACTTCAGAGATATTGTTGTTGAGGAAATATTAAACCCGATGGTTCCACCCGTCGAGCTATCATGGCCCGTAAACGGTGCCCAGATTTATTCCAACAGTGCTCAATTTTCATGGTATCTCCCCTGGGGTATGGGAGCAGGCTTCCATTTCGACCTGTTGCTTTCAACAGACCCCAACATGGCTACCTATACAATGTACAACCCGGGATCGAACCAGCTTTACACAGTTAACGGACTTCTTCCCGGTACCACATACTATTGGAGAGTCAGAGTTCATAATATTATTGGATGGGTTTACAACACTTCTGTGATCGAGAGTTTTGTAACTCCGGCAGGTCCAAGTGTTCCACTCCCCGTACTTTCATGGCCGATAGGCAACCCGACAGTATATACACTCTCACCCACACTTTACTGGTATCACAATGAACCGGCATTCGGTCTTTCTTATGAAATAGAAGTTGTTCAGGGTGAACCCGCTGCCCTTACAGGCACAGCGAACATTCTGCCGACAACAAATAAATTTGTTCAGTTAAACGGACTTACCCCGGGTACAAAGTACAGTTGGGCAATCCGTTCAGTTTCAGGAAGTGGTGCCTCCGCATGGTCAACACCTGCTTCCTTTACAACTCTCACCGTCCCGTCTGTCGTGGTACCAACTCCGTCATGGCCCCTCGGTGGAGCCGTTATCTATACAACCAGTCCAAAACTCTACTGGTATCTCGGAAGTGACGGTACAGGACTGACTTATGAAGTAGAGCTCGTGTCGGGTACAAATCCATTCACAGGAAGTGCTACTTACACAAATATTACATCACTTAATTATCAACTCAGCAACCTCCCAAGTGGCACTGACTTCAAGTGGAAAGTCCGCTCCAAAAGAGGGACTTCATATTCCAACTGGTCTGATGCAGCTCTTTTCTCAACAGTTGCTGAAGTCGCAAGTACACCTCCTGTAGTACCACATCCGTCATGGCCTGTAGGTGGTGCAACTGTTTACGCCACTTCCACCACCCTCAGATGGTGGCTTGGAACTGCTTCCGATGGATATACTTACGAAGTTGAACTCAGAGCGGGTGCGCTTCAAGCTTCTCCTACTGCGACAGGTTTGACAAATCCCTGGTTGAATGTGCCACAATTGCTTGCAGGTACAACCTACAACTGGGCGGTAAGATCGCTTAAAAACGGAGTGTACTCGGCATGGTCGACCGGTGAAGCTTTCACTACAATAGCTTCCACCCCTGTAGCCGTTACACCTGTTCTCTCCTGGCCCATCGGCGGAACTACAATTTATACCACAACACAGCAGCTCTCATGGTATTTGAACTCCGCATCAACAGGTTTAACCTACAACCTGAAATATTCAACATCACCAGCTATGAGCGGCGCCACAACAGTGACCAATCTCACGAACAGCAGATATGAACTTACAGGTCTGTTACCCGGAACTACCTATTATTGGCAGGTTCAATCGACCGACGGAGTGGTTTCCTCTGCATGGGCAACTCCTGAATCGTTTGTTACATGGTCGGGAACATGGGCTGTCAGACCAATAACCGGTAGCCCTGTCGACGGAATTCAACTTTCGACCTCCGCTCCTGTACTTTCGTGGATCGTTCCTACAAGTGGTGATATCTCCGGATATGAAGTTCAGTACGCAAATAATCCTGAATTTAGCAACGCAACCACCTTGCAATCACAGATTACCAATCTCGTGATTACTTCAGGACTGCAGAATACCACCTACTGGAGAGTTCGCTCTAAAAATGCAAATGGTGATTTTTCTGCATATTCAGATGCAGCATCATTTATTCCGGCATCACCAAACTCGGTGAAAGAGCAAAGCATTCCGGAGAATTTTGTTCTCGAACAGAATTACCCGAATCCTTTTAATCCTTCAACCACCATTAAATTTGGTGTACCCGTCACGGGGAATGTATCCCTGAAGGTTTATGACAATCTTGGCAATCTTGTTGCCACCCTTCTTAATGATGTAAAAGAAGCCGGAACACATCTGGTTTCCTTCAATGCATCAAATCTTGCCAGCGGAATTTATTTCTACAGACTTGAAGTTGCAGGCACTTCAGTTTCTAAAAAAATGCTTCTGCTCAAGTAAATCAATTGTTGAATGTGTACCCTCATCCTGCAATCTTGCGGGATGAGGGTTTTTTTTTGTTATTTCGCATCGAATTTTCACTCTTTTACCCCGGAATGCACTCCAGCAGAGGTTAATAACTTGTAATCTCGAAAAAATTTCCCTAAGTTGTTTTATATTTTAAATTTTCTTGGTGGTTGAAATGAAAACGAATCATTTCCTGGTCTCTTTAATCGCCCTCTCCTCTTTCCTTGTACCACAGGGAAAAGTATACCTGGTCCTCGGTTCCGATACCGCAATCTGGGACGGGATGAGCACCTCCAGGTACAACTGCACCTATAATATCCAGTTGTTTACAGATGTCAATAAAAATCCATATAAAGTTATGGAGCCTTCATTTAGAAATCGTTTTACCGACTCCTTCGGCACCCCCGTTAAACTGACATGGTGGATGATGGCAGGTAACATCTTCCGTTTTGCGACCAACAATAATGTCCCTGTACCCAACACAATGACACTCTGGTTGATGAAAAAATATTACGGACAAAGTATTGCACGGTGGGGAGACGAACTTACTCTCCATTATCACACCTTTGGCTGGACAGATTACGATAATGACGGTGTGTTTTGGTGGAATCAAACCGAGCAGTTTGCAGAATTGAGAGATGATTTTGATGTCACCCTTGCACAGTATCTCCTCGAAGAAAACACTTTTCCCGTTTCTTTCAGAAGCGGATGGCACTACATGGATAACGGATGGCAGAATTATCTGAATACCCTTCTCCCCTACAGCCTGCACAACGATTATCCAGCCAAAAGAACTGATCTGACCGAGCCTCGCGACAACAATTACGACTGGTCACTTTCCTCCCCTGAATTCGTTCCATTTCACCCCTCTCCGCAGAACTACCAACTCGCCGGAACCGGAAAGGGATGGAATGTAAGATCAGAATATATGGGATCAGTCTCCACAACAATGATGAACAATATCTTCTCAAAAGCCAACCAGGGTACCGACCAGCTCGCATGCTTCTGGTCGCACCTCCCAGAAGGGACTTTTCTTGATGAAATTGCCCATGTCGATTCCCTTGCTCACAAAGCAGCACTCCTCTATCCCAATGTCAAGTTTCAGTACTGTACAGCCGTTGAAGCCTACCAACTTTGGCGAAAAGGAACTGATACTATAAAACCTGAACTTGCACTTTCTGAGGAAGTGTCGGGGATTCAAAGGAAATTCGTAATCTCAACGAACGAACCAATCTTTCAAAGTCAGCCATTTGTCGCAATTAAAGATATCTATTACCGGTATACAGTCGCAGATTGCATCCAGACGGCACCGGGAACCTGGAAAACCGTCAACTCTTTTTTTGTTGATGATCTTATGAAAGTTGGAACCGCTATTACCGACACAATGGGAAATCTCTCGACAGCATTTATAAGATACAAACCCGATGATATGTTTGTTGATAATCTTGATCAGGGCTACTCGGAACTGGCAGGTTCCTGGTCGAACAGTGCCGCAGCAGCCTGGGGTATCAATTCAAGGGTGGCGACCATTCAGCCGGGTGATTCCGCAAAAGTAAGATGGAACTTTATCCCCTCACAATCCACCTGGCATTCGCTACACCTCCAATTTCCTGAGGTTGCCAACCGGCTCGATTTGCTCGATCTACAAATTTTCAAAAACGGCTTCCCGGTTGAAAACTTTAGCTGGCAGAATAACTCACCCGGAAATAAATGGGCATATCTGACATCAAAAGAATTTGAGTCCGGTTCGCTCTACAGTTTTATTGTAACCGGCAGAAACATGACTTCAACTCCTAAGATAATGAGCGCGGATGTGATCAGGATATCCGCCAATGTCCGGAACAGATACCTCGTCTGTGAAAAAACATTCCTCAATCTTGGTGAAGTAAACGAAATGGATACTCTGGTTTTTGATGTACCCGTCAGAAACGAAGGAATAAACGACCTGACCCTTTTTTCCGTTCTGTCTGTTACCGGTAAGATAAAACCAACGGTAAGTTATCCACAGTCAGTTCCCGGAATGTCACCATACAGAATTGGATTACAATTTATCCCTTCTCAAAGAGGTGTGCATACCGATACAGTGATAATAATAAGCAACGACCCTGTGAACGGTTTTCTTAAAATTCCTGTGACGCTTACGGTTATGCCTTATTTTGAAATAGTTGACGATAATGATTCTCTAAACTACAGCGAGTCAGGAGCATGGTATAAAAGCGTAGCACAGGCATACGGCACCTCAAGCAGGTATGCATACATCAACACAACCACGCCTCCACCTGTGGCAACTTTTTCGTGTGTGATTCAGAAAACCGGCTTGTTTGATGTTTCATTCATTGTTCCTGTAACTACAAACAGCGCCAACAATGCCCTCTATATCATCAAAAGGGATGGCATTGCAATTGATTCGTTTCATGTAAATCAGAATTCGAACAGCGGATATTGGAGGACTCTCGGAAGATACCAGTTTGCCGCTGGAGACAATATCTCTGTGTCAGTTGTGGACTCCAGAGAGAGTACAACAGGTCCCGTGATAAGGGCTGATGCCGTCAAAATTTCCACGGCAGACCCGACAGGTACAGGAGAGGGGAAAAATCCACTCATCCCTGAAAAAACCACGCTCTATCAAAATTTCCCGAATCCATTTAATCCGGTCACAACTTTTCGCTTTAACCTCGCCGAACCGGGTTATATCAGATTGGCTGTTTACAATGCTGTCGGAGAGCTGGTTGCAACTCCACTGCAACAATTCATGCAACAGGGAGCCCATTCGTATATTTTTGATGCCTCCGGTCTGACGAGCGGTATCTACCTCTATCGTTTGGAGACAGGTAACGAAAAGTTATCGGGTAAGATGATAATATTGAGATGACATTTGATGACTGATAAATACGAATTTGAACCAATCGGTTTTGTCGAGTCCAAACTTAGGGAGAGGTATGAAACTCCACAACAGGGGATTTTATCTTCCGGTGATATATCCATCATAAACCTCTCACCTCATAGAAATATTGAGCAGGCTCTAAAAGATCTGAATGGATTTGCGAGGATATGGGTCATCTACCTGTTTCACTTGAACAACACCTGGAAACCTCTCGTCACGCCACCGGGAAACAAAGGTAAAAAAGTCGGGGTTTTTGCTTCCAGATCACCGCACAGACCAAACAATATCGGTTTAAGTTGCGTTTCTCTTGTCAAGGTGGAAGGATTGAGACTATATATCAACAACTCTGATATTCTCGATGGCAGCCCGGTGCTTGATATTAAACCCTATCTTCCCTATGCCGATTCATTTCCTGATTCTGAAAGCGGCTGGGTGAAAACGGGAGAGAAACCGAAGTTCACAGTGAATTTTTCAGAGGTGGCATTGATTACAAACCGGGAAACAGTTACAACACACGGAGAGAACATCTCAGGATATGCTACGGTTCAGTTGACGATGGACCCTCAGGATACCATGCGAAAAAGAATCCGTCGTGTAGACGAAGGTCTTTTTGCACTTGCTTACAAAAAGTGGGATATCTTCTATTCAGTAAATGTGGATCTGCTCGAAGTTTTTGTGGTCGAAATCCGGATCAGGAGCTAAGGTAATAGTCCTCTTTTGCCAAGGTATAAATCGAGCATTTGGTTTCACTTCCATCAATCGAAGATTTCTCTTCCAATTCTTTGGCAAGTGAGAATCCATATTTTTTCATTAGTCCGAGGGAACGGAGATTTGCCGATTCGACAAATCCGTCAATTTTATCCAGCGACAACTCATAGAACCCATACCTTAAAACCGCGGAAAGTGCTTCCGAGGCGAAACCTTTCCCTTGATATTCCGGCAGTATCTCAAAACCGGCTTCAGCACTTTTTCTGTCACCTGAAAAATTCCAGAGACAGATGGTTCCCAGACAATTTCCTGAATCTTTTTCGGTTATAATCCAGTAAAGCCAGTTCATTCCGGCTAAGCCGTTTATTATTTTTTTGAGAAACTCTTCAGCTTCCTGCAGTTTTGTCTGAGGCCTTCTGTCAAGATATTTCCCGACTTCGACATCGGAGCGAAGTCTGAATATGAACTCCGAGTCCTCTGTCGAGGGTTTTCTCAAGACCACACGGCTTTGCTGCAGTTCAGGGAAGTTTTTCATTACTGCTCCACCGGAAGGGTTATGGTGAAGGTCGAACCTTTCCCCTCCTCACTCGCGACAGAAAGTGTGCCATTGTGTTTATTGATAAACTCTTTACACAGAAGCAATCCCAACCCGCTGCTCGGTTCTTTTTCCGTGCCGGTTCTCCTGACTTTTTCACCGGTTATGAATAACCGTTCGCGCAAATCATCGGGTATCCCGATTCCATCATCATGAACCGAGATATTGACGGTTTTATCTGTCGTTTCGGAAGTAATAACGACAGAACCCCCTCTGTTCGAAAATTTGATGGCATTCGTGATCAGATTGCGAAATACAGAGCAAATCATTTTTTCGTCGGCAAAAATCATCTGTGTTTTGACGACATTATTTATTATCCTGATTTCCTTTTGTATCGCTTTCTGGTCGACTTCTGCGATACATTGCTGAAGAATCGGGTACAAACCTGTCCTGACAGGTCGAAAAGTCAGCTTTCCTTTCTGTACCAGACTCCAGTCGAGGAGATTCTCGATGAGTTTGTAGATACTCATGGCGGTAATATGCAATTCCCTGCTGAACCTGACTATTTCAGTCTTATCCAAAGATTCGGCATCTGTCGAGAGAACTTCGGTCAACCCGAGAAGTCCGTGCAAAGGACTGCGCAAATCGTGAGCAATTATCGAGAAGAGTTTGTTCTTCTCAATGTCTGACTGCCTCAATTCTTCATTTAACTTCTTCAACCGGGCTTCAGTCAGTTTCCGTTCGGTTACATCTCTCTGAATTCCAAAATGCCCCGTGATTCTTTTATCCTGATCGTACATGCAGATATAATCACCCTCAACAAACATTTGACTGCCGTCAAATTTTCTCTCTTCAGTTTCTATATGAAGGTGACCCTGGTCAAAAAACTCTTTCCATACAGATTTCCCGTATGGAATATCATGTGCAAAAAAATCGGCGGGCGTAAGATGCAGATACTGATCCCGCTCAGCTCTGTACTGTTTCAACATGGCATCGTTAATCTTTGTAACCTTTTGGTGGGCAAAGACATACTCGAGGGTGGCATCCTTGTCAATCTCATCGTTCCAGACAACCGGTTCGTCAAGCATCATAAAGAAAAAACCATCAAGAGACTGTGAGAAAAACATCTCGAGCTTTTCCTCACTCTCCCTCAGCGTCCCTATTATATCTTTTAAACTCCCTCCTTTATTCATTTTTTCTCCCAGGTAAATGTTTTTTTAACAGGTTAAGGATATCCTGTCTAAAGAATGGTTTGGAGATGTAGTCATCACAGCCTGCTGCAAGAAATTCCTCCATGTCACCTTCAAGAGCATAAGCTGTCATGGCAATCACTGAAATTCCCGACAATTTTGGATCGGCTTTTACTTTTGCAGCGAGTTCGACACCCGTCATTCCACCACCAAGATTTATATCAGCCAGAATTAGATCATATTGACCAGCCTCCAACATCAGGAGAGCAGCCTCACCTGTGTCAGCAATATCCACTGAATATTGCGTTTTTAAATGTTCTCTGATGATTGTGGAGTTTAGCTCTTCATCTTCCACAATCAAAATTCTAAATTTCTTTGCCGGGTCCGTTTCAACACCGGAATCAACTTTGTTTGACCCCTGATCGACATCTTCAGGAAGTTTAGGAAGGAACCTCTCAACCTGAACAGGGAAAGCGAGTCTGAATGTTGAACCCGTGGAGTCACTTTTTAGCAGGATCAAATCCCCCCCTGCTATCTCCATAAGTTTCTTCGAAACAGAAAGCCCGAGACCCGTTCCTTCATACATTCTCCCCTGACCTTCACTCGCCTGTCGGAAATTTTCAAATATTACATCCCTCAACCGGTCAGGTATCCCGATTCCTGTGTCTTTTACCAGTATTTCGACCACTCCGGAGGAAACAGGGAATTTTGGGATTTGAATCTCAATTTTCCCTTTTTCTGTAAATTTTATTGCATTGTTCAAAATATTGTGAAGAGCCTGTTCCAGGGTATTTTTGTCCTGAATGACAACGGGCCTTTCACGAGGGATCTGTAAATCGAGTTCAAGACCTTTGTCATGGGCAATAAGAGTGTAGAATCTTGCGGTTTTTTTCATCAATTCAACCAGGTCGAACGATTCAGATTTAGCAACCACCTTTCCCGATTCAAGTCTCGACATGTCCAGGATCAAGTCCATTGTAGAAAGAAGTCTTCGGCTTCCAAAGATTATCTTCTCCACCAGTTCCTTAATGTTTGGATCGATATTTTCGTGATAGATCAGTTCCGAGTAACCCATGATGCTCACCATAGGCGTGCGTACTTCGTGGCTCATATTTGCAAGGATACTTGTTTTTACTCTTGCGGCAGTCTCGGCTTTCTCTTTTGCTTCTGTGAGGGCGAACTGCACTTTTTTTATTTCATCAATATTCTGAATAAAAGCAAGAAACTGATTCTGAGATAGTTTTACTGCATTCACAAGGCAATGCATTGTATTCCCGTTTTTTAAGCGAAGATGAAGCTCACCTGAGTGGTGCCCTCTCTTTTTCACATCCTCGACAACCTGAAGTGCCGGCAAGTAAACATCTTTCTCTACAAATCGAAACAGCTTTTTGCCGATCAGCGATTCCCGCTCCAATCCAAACATTTGACAAAGTGTATTATTTATCTCAAGAAAGTGACTCTCTTCATCGACAATAAAGATGCCGATGGGTGCGGATTCGATATAACTTCTGAATTTCCTTTCATTCGCCTTTAAGGTGTCTGCCTGTTCTTTTAGCGTCGTAATATCTGTAAAAGTCACAAAAACCTGATATGGAGTTGACTCCCCGGGATGAAACTCGGGTACAGCATCTATCTCCACCCATCTGTAGGAGTCTTCAATCGGGTGATAAACGCCCATAATCACATTTCTTACCGGTTTTCCCGTTCTGCGGGCTTCCACGATGGGGTGGGTTTCCCCGGGGAAATCACTTCCATCCTCGTGGATTGACCGCCATCTCGGGTCCATTGATGTTCTTCCCTGTAATTGATCCAGGGTCAATCCCAATATTTCCTGAGCAGCAGGATTTGCAAGAGTAATTTCTCCGGAAGCATTTTGGTAAAGGACTCCTTGATTCATCGACATAAATAATGTTTCATAGTTATGCTCTGTTTCACGCATGACTTCCTCGACACTGCTTCTATGAGGATGAGAACTTACATGCGGATTGTATTCAAGATCTTTTAACCTCTGTCTTAACCTCTCATTTTCCTTTTCAAGTCCTGCAAACCTTTTCTGCAATTCAGAGTATGAATCTTTCATAGGAAAAACCTTTGTTTTGCGAATTTCAACTTTGGCGAATAAACTCAGATTGTCTCACTGCAAACAAGTGTACAGTTATCTCTTACTGAATAGTAAAAAGTATCGTTACAACTGCATCTGCATGATTTTTTTTAACAGCTAAATTTAATCATTTTTTTTAAACGATATAAGTTAGTTTGTATTTTTTATTCATTTTAATGCGAAAAAAAATAATTTGTAAAGACGATACAGGATATTAAGAACCGGGAACAGTTGTAAGGGAAGAGAAAGAAAAGTAAAGGGCACTAAATCGATGTGCTTGAGGAAGGTGATCAGTTATTAAAGAGAGCTGTTGAACAGCAGTCGGGGAACGAAAGAGTTTTTCGCTCCCCAAAATTTAGATTACACTAAAGGCAAATGAAAAGACTACTTCATTAGTATCAGCTTGTTCATTTTCACAAACCCGCCTGCACGGATCTGGTAAAAATAAACCCCGCTCGAAAGACCGGCACCATTGAAATTGACAGAATAGCTCCCGGCATCCTGATCTTCATTAACGAGAACCGCTACCTCATTACCGATGGAGTCGAACACCTTCAGTGAAACATGATTCTCAACAGGAATCTGATACCTTATAACGGTCGAAGGATTGAATGGATTTGGATAGTTCTGTTCGAGATTGAAGGAGTTGAGACTGCTTTCATTCCCTTCCACTCCGGTGGTTCCGCTCGTTGTAAAATTTACAGTCGTATCATTCATCAATACTCCGTTGATACTCTTAAGGCCGGATATCTGAAGGGCATACTGAGTCCCGCTCACGAGACCCTGAAATGTTACAAGAAGCTTCGACACATCATTTACGACACCCCAATGAATCGAAACAGGATTCCCGCCATTGTTGCTGCATGTAAAATTTAACGGATTAACAGCGACACTGGAATCGATATATCTCGAAAAATCTATTACCATGGAGTTTCCATCGGGATAAAGTTTCACCACCTGTGGTTTCATATCTGTCTGCCAGATTTCGGCTGCAAATTCAGGATGATCAATAAACGGATTCCGGTTCTTTTGATAAGTAAAAATGGCGTTGTTCCGGTTGATCTCTTTGGTACTGACCGTATCTTTGATGTGCCATGAATAAAGCAGATTTGCATACCATGGAAGCAGATTCGATTTATTGGTGGCAGGACTTGTTGAAAAACCGCTGTCTTCCAGATAATATCTTACGGACATATACATCTGTGACCTTGCAAGATCACCCTTAAATTCGTTTATCGGCTCAAATACAGTGGATGTGTAGCCGGGGAATGAGCAACTCCCCACCTTGCTTCCGTTTGTGGAAGTCCAGGTTGCCGTGCCGACCGTCCCAAACGGATAATTGCTTCGCCTGTTGTTCACATATCCGTCGGTCGGGTACATATGGAAAAGGTCAGATCTGGCGGGATTCGTTGCACCAAGCCAACTGTCGGGCCATGAATGCTCACGATTGTAACAATCCCCTTCGCCTGAATAGCTGCCGCATTTCTTCAAGCCATGGACATAAAGATAAGAGGGTGTGCCGCCGGGTTTGTCGGAGTAAATATCCCATACATTGTTCGTACCCGGTCTCGAATCAGTGGAAGGAAAAGCCGTATACAGTCCGTCATAGCTGATCACTGTGTGACCCTTCACAATATTATGAAGTGCTGTTCTAAGAGCGGTTCCGTAGAGTTTATAAGCGTTTTGGTAATAATCCGCCTCTGTATTCTGTGCTTGAAGAGAAGAGAGGCTGAATGTAAGAGAAAGGCATATTACCGTTAAAGCGGAGAGGGAGAAATTCTTTTTTTTCATCATTTGATGACTTCCATACACGAGGCGCACGCAAAATGCGACCTGAAATTACTGAACAAGTTAATTAATTACCATTAGAGATAAGCGACCGGTTGATCGCAAAAGGTGTGTCACCCGAAAAGGAGGGTACAACATAAACTATCACATAAAATGGTGGAGGTGGCGGGAGTCGAACCCGCGTCCGAAGTTGAGGCTCAGAGGATATACTACGCACATAGTCAGAATTTTAATCTCCTTCCGTTTGCTCCGTCTGACTGGATCGCACGGCTAATATCCGGTAAAAGATTCGCTTCACCTGCCCGGAAATCGGATCAGCTATCGTATCTAAATGGCGTTCACTACAGAGTCGATACGAGAACTCTGCGTAAACGGCAGCCTAACTAATTAGGCTGCGAGGGCGTAAGATTCGCCTGTTGTTTTTTTACCGCTGTTTAGCGTGTCTGCGGATAACACGGTACGCAATCCAAGGCTCCTGTCAACCCCGTCGAAGCCAATTTCACCCCCGTGAAACTTTAGTCTATTTTTCCCACTTCAGATCTTCGTTATCTGTGATATGATTTTCATACCGGGCAGCAACAAAGAAAAAATCTGAAAGACGGTTCAGAAATATAACAATATTTTTGTTCAATTCCTCGTGGTGCATCAATTCCACTACCAGTCTCTCCCCTCTTCTGCAGACGGTTCTGCAAACATGGAGAAGTGATGCCCCTTTGCTTCCCCCCGGAAGTATAAAGTTCCGAAGCTCTTCCAACTGATTAGAGTAAAAATCTATCCTTTTTTCCAGATCTTTAAAAAATAATTCTTCTGTTCTTGG
This region of Bacteroidota bacterium genomic DNA includes:
- a CDS encoding endonuclease; its protein translation is MMKKKNFSLSALTVICLSLTFSLSSLQAQNTEADYYQNAYKLYGTALRTALHNIVKGHTVISYDGLYTAFPSTDSRPGTNNVWDIYSDKPGGTPSYLYVHGLKKCGSYSGEGDCYNREHSWPDSWLGATNPARSDLFHMYPTDGYVNNRRSNYPFGTVGTATWTSTNGSKVGSCSFPGYTSTVFEPINEFKGDLARSQMYMSVRYYLEDSGFSTSPATNKSNLLPWYANLLYSWHIKDTVSTKEINRNNAIFTYQKNRNPFIDHPEFAAEIWQTDMKPQVVKLYPDGNSMVIDFSRYIDSSVAVNPLNFTCSNNGGNPVSIHWGVVNDVSKLLVTFQGLVSGTQYALQISGLKSINGVLMNDTTVNFTTSGTTGVEGNESSLNSFNLEQNYPNPFNPSTVIRYQIPVENHVSLKVFDSIGNEVAVLVNEDQDAGSYSVNFNGAGLSSGVYFYQIRAGGFVKMNKLILMK
- a CDS encoding PAS domain S-box protein yields the protein MKDSYSELQKRFAGLEKENERLRQRLKDLEYNPHVSSHPHRSSVEEVMRETEHNYETLFMSMNQGVLYQNASGEITLANPAAQEILGLTLDQLQGRTSMDPRWRSIHEDGSDFPGETHPIVEARRTGKPVRNVIMGVYHPIEDSYRWVEIDAVPEFHPGESTPYQVFVTFTDITTLKEQADTLKANERKFRSYIESAPIGIFIVDEESHFLEINNTLCQMFGLERESLIGKKLFRFVEKDVYLPALQVVEDVKKRGHHSGELHLRLKNGNTMHCLVNAVKLSQNQFLAFIQNIDEIKKVQFALTEAKEKAETAARVKTSILANMSHEVRTPMVSIMGYSELIYHENIDPNIKELVEKIIFGSRRLLSTMDLILDMSRLESGKVVAKSESFDLVELMKKTARFYTLIAHDKGLELDLQIPRERPVVIQDKNTLEQALHNILNNAIKFTEKGKIEIQIPKFPVSSGVVEILVKDTGIGIPDRLRDVIFENFRQASEGQGRMYEGTGLGLSVSKKLMEIAGGDLILLKSDSTGSTFRLAFPVQVERFLPKLPEDVDQGSNKVDSGVETDPAKKFRILIVEDEELNSTIIREHLKTQYSVDIADTGEAALLMLEAGQYDLILADINLGGGMTGVELAAKVKADPKLSGISVIAMTAYALEGDMEEFLAAGCDDYISKPFFRQDILNLLKKHLPGRKNE
- a CDS encoding cob(I)yrinic acid a,c-diamide adenosyltransferase; amino-acid sequence: MKIYTKTGDSGETGLFGGQRVGKDSTRIEAYGTVDELNSFIGLALCEVKSEDLTHDLRLIQNRLFTVGSDLATPLDSKIKNFNLPRTEELFFKDLEKRIDFYSNQLEELRNFILPGGSKGASLLHVCRTVCRRGERLVVELMHHEELNKNIVIFLNRLSDFFFVAARYENHITDNEDLKWEK